A stretch of DNA from Vibrio sp. ED004:
GCAGTATTAGCTTCACCAGCAGTATTGGCAGAAACAGTAAAAACAGACGAGCACATGGTTGTTGAAGGTCGTGACTACGGTTACAAAGCCGACACGAACACAACAGCAATGCGCATGGAGGCGACTCAATTAGAGACTCCGGGACAAGTTTCAGTAATCGATGAGCAAATCATCGATGAACAGCGTGCTAGCACGTTAGGTGAAGTTCTAAAGAACGACGCGTCTATCTCTGCCGGTTCTAAATCTACAAACCGTGAGCGTTTTAACCTACGTGGTTTTGAACTAGACAGTGGCTCTAGTTACTTACGTGATGGCGTTCAACACTGGTCTCATTACCGCCAACCTGTTGAACTACTAGAGCGTGTTGAAGTGTTGAAGGGGCCTGCTGGTCTTCTTTACGGCGAATCAACACCTGGTGGTCTAGTTAACATGGTGTCGAAAAAACCAACATATGAAACGCAAGTATCTGTTAGCCAAGATATCGGTTCTGACAATTATATGCGTACTATTGCTGATGTGAGTGGCTCGCTAAATGAAGCTCAAACATTACGAGCACGAGCTATCATATCGCAAGAGAATCAAGAATCTTATCGCACACGTTTCGATGGTACGGATGTTCAAACAGAACGTTTCGTTGGTGGTCTGTTTGTTGATTACGACATTAACGATGATGTGATGCTTTCTTTACACTACGACAGAACACAAGAACTAGGCGATCTAGATAATGGTTCTGAAATAGATACCACGACAGGTAAAGTTGTCGATCCTAATACCGTGACTGATCAACGTTTTGCTCAAACAGATAATGATGTAGCAAACTATGGTGTTGCAGTAACTGCAAACCTAAATGACACATGGTCTGTTAAATCAGGTGTTAGTCGTCAGTTTTATGAGCGTCAACGTACAGAATCTGACAATGAAGTCGACTTCAACTCATCAAATAGTGAATACGGCTACAAAGTATCGGATCGTCATGATGAATGGACTTTCGATACTGCTTATGTTGATTTTACTGGTGACTTTGATGCTCTGGGCGTGAATCATAGAGTACTCGTTGGCGTTAACGGCCTCCACTACGACTATAAACAGCTTTACTCACAAGATTACGCATGTTCAAGCGCAACGGAAGCGGAAGCGGTAACGGCTTGTGGTAATGGCTTCGATATGCCTTCAGATATTAGCTACCATAACGATGACTCGCTATCTCATTCAGAAAGCAAGCACTATGGTTTCTACCTACAAGATCTAGTAACGCTTAATGAGCAATGGCAAGTACTTGCTGGCGCACGCTTTGCCTACGACAAAACAATCAGTAGTTCAGGTAAAGAAGAAAGCTTCAATAATGTTTTACCTAAACTTGGTGTGATTTATTCACCTGCTGAAAATGGTTCTATCTATACTGTTTATTCTGAAAGTTTTGAACCTGTTGGTGAAATCACTGACCAAGATGATGCTAACTTCGGCCAGTCTCAAGATGCTAAGAAAGGTACTTTGTATGAAGTAGGTACAAAATGGGAATTATTTGATGAACGTTTATTCGTATCTGGTGCAGTTTTCCAGATCACTCAATCAAATATCCAAGTAACAGAAGATATCGACCCTGCTAACAACAACGGTGCAGATACTCGTACAACGCAGGTTGGTGAACAGGTTCACACAGGTGTTGAATTAGCTGCGACCGGTTACCTGACTAACGCATTGTCTTTAAGTGCATCGACTATGTTCCTTGATGCGGAATACAAAAACGACCCTGAATTAGAAGGTAAAACACCGGCAGACGTACCTGAATTTACAGCAAGCATTTGGTCTACTTATGCGTTTAACAATGGCACTGATGTAAATCTAGGTGTTTACCATGTAGGTGAGCGTTACACAGAAA
This window harbors:
- a CDS encoding TonB-dependent receptor, which encodes MFSKSPLALVIGAVLASPAVLAETVKTDEHMVVEGRDYGYKADTNTTAMRMEATQLETPGQVSVIDEQIIDEQRASTLGEVLKNDASISAGSKSTNRERFNLRGFELDSGSSYLRDGVQHWSHYRQPVELLERVEVLKGPAGLLYGESTPGGLVNMVSKKPTYETQVSVSQDIGSDNYMRTIADVSGSLNEAQTLRARAIISQENQESYRTRFDGTDVQTERFVGGLFVDYDINDDVMLSLHYDRTQELGDLDNGSEIDTTTGKVVDPNTVTDQRFAQTDNDVANYGVAVTANLNDTWSVKSGVSRQFYERQRTESDNEVDFNSSNSEYGYKVSDRHDEWTFDTAYVDFTGDFDALGVNHRVLVGVNGLHYDYKQLYSQDYACSSATEAEAVTACGNGFDMPSDISYHNDDSLSHSESKHYGFYLQDLVTLNEQWQVLAGARFAYDKTISSSGKEESFNNVLPKLGVIYSPAENGSIYTVYSESFEPVGEITDQDDANFGQSQDAKKGTLYEVGTKWELFDERLFVSGAVFQITQSNIQVTEDIDPANNNGADTRTTQVGEQVHTGVELAATGYLTNALSLSASTMFLDAEYKNDPELEGKTPADVPEFTASIWSTYAFNNGTDVNLGVYHVGERYTESANTFKKDAYTRVDMGVSHTIKYDDKLDFVARFNVENLFDTDYLEGGSTSSVVVGEGRNYMATLQVKY